GAAGCGCCATCTGGCTCCTTTTTCATATCTGGGGGTCGCTGTCTAGGGTCAGCCTTGACACGTGGGTCACTGGGTGGAGCCCTTTCCTTAACGAGGCGGGGGTCACCCAGTGTTGGAGCCACCGGAGCAGTCTTGGGCTGAGACTGCTGCATCTCATTCTGTCTCTTCAGAGATTTAAGAATGGAGGAAACACAGTTCCCATCCTCATCATCGCTCGAGTACCAGTTTGTAGTTTCATCTgcaaaaaaacatgaataaacaaataaatcatatttaaaggagagtctttttttctgtttcaaatatcttttattagaaGCAAGTCTCACAGTTGTTACAAGTTAATAGAACTTATGCCCCCTTTTTCtctaaacaaaacaagacaaaacaaaaagaaaataattaaacaaataatagataaaaaaataaacagacgaacaaaaaacaaaacaaaaaaaaaatccactaatCGATGGTTTAGATGGCATCTAGAGTAGACTTGAAGTCCGTTGAAGTgaacccaacaacaacaaaaaaaaaaacaacactctgGGCCCCGATCCCCCGACTGCCAAAAACTTATATTTTCCCAAGATATGCAAGTAAAGGACGCCAAATTAGTTCAAAATCTTTCACATTGCCATTCATGGTATATCTTATTTTTTCAAGGTGAAGTGTATTTGTAAGCTCTGCAAGCCACATCTTTAACACAGGAACCTCTTTGCCTTTCCAAAGCTGCAGGATCAGTTTCTTTGCGATGATCAGTGCATATGACATAAACCTTTTTGAGCATGTTGTaagctttgtgtttctttggaGATCCCAAAGATTATTACTGTTGGATTTGGATCAATCTTGTTTTTAAGAATATTAGATAGATAAGTAAAAATGTCACACCAAAAACCCTGAAGCCTTGGACAAAGTGCAAAACTATGTAACAGATTTCCATAATGTGTCATACATTTTTCACAGAGGGGAGAGCAGTGAAGTCTTTCCCTTGAGTAATGTAACCTGTGTACAATTTTATACTGAATTAAGCAATGACGGGAATTAATAAAAAGCGTATTTATGCTGCGTAAGACCTCCTGCCAAAAATCTTCCGATAGGGAAATCCCAAATTCCTTTTCCCACTCCTCTTTAATTGAATGAGTTGAAGGTACACTCATCTCCTGTAGTGAGTTATAGAATAATGAGATTCTCCGTTCGAACCCCCGGCTATTACTAAGGCATCTATCCAAGGTGTCAGACGGCATGCTTTCAAACTGCGGCAAATGTGTGCGGATATAATTTCGTAGTTGAAGATATCTAAAAAAAATGGCTGCGCGGTAGTCCAAATCTATCTTTTAATTGTTGAAATGACATGAAGGTATCGTTTGAATACAAGTCTTTTAATTTACGAATTCCCAGTTCATGCCACATGTTGAAAGCACCGTCTGCACATGATGGAAGGAAAGAGGGGTTAGCTGTAACAGGCATACTCATTGATAATGGTTTCAGTTTAAAGTGCTTAATTATTTGTTTCCAAATTCGCAAAATGGTATGGATCACTGGGTAATAATTATAGTATGCACTTGTCAAGGGAGTAGGAGAAAGTAACATTCCACCAACATAATAAGGAAGGCCGTCCTCCCGCTCCATCTGCAGACCATGGGGGAGTAACACTGTATCATCCAGTAAGAGGGAAATTATTCTTAAATTTGATGCCCAGTAATAATGCATAAAGTTAGGTAGTGCAAGTCCTCCAAGGGATCCGTGTTTGCAaagatgttcttttttttattctatgtGTTTTGTAGTTCCATATAAACGGCATAATAATGGCATCCAGCTTTTTGAAGAAAGCTTTGGGCAGGAAAATTGGGATATTTTGGACCAAATACAGATATTGCAGGAGAAAGACCATCCTTATTGAGTTCACTCTTCCTATCAATGAGATAGGGAGTGTCCTCCAAAACTGGATGTTGTTTTTTAGCTTCTCCAGTAGAGGTAGAAAGTTTAAAGGAGAGTCTTTTTGGTGTTATCTGTGTATAAGCACTTATTTAGATAATTCTGAGTTGTATAGGTCACTTTGTTCCAATCTTGCTCCCTGGGTTTCATTTAATCTTAATTAACTCAATAAAGCTGTCCCTGGACACTTGCCTCTGCTTGCATTTTCATCCTGGCCATCTGCTCTCTGTGCTTCACTCCCTTGTGGATTTGActcttgttgttgctgctgctgtgtcagGTGTAAAAGGATGGCTTTCTGTACTGCTGGTGGTAAAGACTGCAACTGTGACTCTGCACCAATCTGTTGCTGGAGGTTCTGTATGAAAGCCAGACTAGGGTCTACcaaattgaaaaaaacaaagacacaaagtttTGCAAAGTCAGTAACAAGTAAAAGGCAGTTAACCTATAAGAACAGCTTATTAATTATATGCTTATATAACTCACCTCCTTGTTGACCAATGGTCTGGTTTCGGAGGAAGCTGCTAAGGAAGTCTACTGGGTTCTGACCTGCAGATGGAAAGGGGAAGAGATTTGGCGCCATCTGTAGATCTGGTATAGGGGGAAATGGAGGCCTCTGTATATTCATCTGTGGGTTGATATTAGGTCGGTTTCCATGGAAGGGTGGCGGCTGACTGGATGGGATCGGCGGCTGCATTGGAAATCCGTGCGGCAGGTGCTGCCCTGGTGGGCTTTGTGGCATCGGTGGCGCAGCGGTGTGACCCACGGGAACGGGTGATCCGGGGggaggaacaggaggagcaGAAGAGCCTGAAGGCACCATACTGCCGCTCTGTGTGTCCTCTGAACCTCCAGTAAACTCGCCTGCGCATTCTCCTTGATTCTGAGGGTAGTTGGATCCACTGAAAAACAGAGTGCACTCAGGCTTAGGAGAAaatcaaaattatttttaaagtctGATCTGGTTTTGATTACAGATTACTCCAGTTACCTCAGACCGATTTTTTGTGCCAAGTCTACAGTTGGTTGAACCTTGATTTCAAAAAGAGAGGGGATCTTCTTCCCTGCTTGGCTATCTGTAGGACTGCTCTGACCAGGAGTGGGCAGCAGCCCAACCCCAGGAGGAGGCTTTGGAAGTGGGGAAATACCCTGTTTTCTCAGATCCTCCAGCTCCAACTCATCCTCCCGGGCATTCTCCTCTTCGGTATTAATTATCTGAATAAAGACACGGGAAAGAAGAAATAAGATAACCGCTGACAGAACTAAGGATGAGCTTCAACTATATTTCGTTTTACCTTATCGAGCAGCTCCTTGGTCACGTCGGTCAAAGCTTCATGGGAGAATTTGCAGTTGTCTCCTTGATAGCATTTGGCTCCCGTATGAAAGAACTTGCACGGGTATTCATGTGCAATCACAGGTTAAGGAacagaaatcaaatcaaatcaaatcaaatcacttttattgtcacatcacatgtgcaggtacactggtacagtacatgtgagtgaaattcttgtgtgcgagcttcacaagcaacagagttgtgcaaaatacaataatgtaaaacaagcaaaatataaaaatggctaatctaaaaagtaataaatatatgtacaatatgtaaaggtatatacattactgaatgtgtatactaaatatgtttttctacgtgtgtgtgtttgagtgtgtatatagtatgtatatacatgttttacaaatgaaataaagtaaacaataaaataagatatataaaatatacagaggttggtatgtgcaaaacagtggtatttatatacagtatggagtgcataataaTTAAAGAGTGCAGTTTATGCAATCCAATTACACAAATATAATTAAGAACTATTAGTGAAGGATATTGTGCATGTAAATGCAGTTATCTCCTTTACTGCAGTATCCTTGAAGATAAAACTTACAAAGCTCCTTTTTCTTATCTGGTACAACAAGCTCGTGTTCAAATTTGCACTGCTCGCCCTGTATGAAGacatcacaaaatgtttttttctttaatcttttaaGTTAGTTAGGACAGTTATTACCTTACTAAAAGCAGGTTTAcgttataaaaacaaattaaagggCATCAACGCTGCCGTACCTTGATGCACCGACCCTCCAGGAAATACTTGCAGATGTACCTCCCGTTATGTTCAACGGTGTGCTGATTGATAAACTCCTTGCTCATTATTGGCCGCTTCTTCTGGAAACCGGAAAAATTTTTTCCTTCCTGTGACACAAAATTAGCAACAGCTTATTCACAGTGCAATTGAAACCAGCGAAAAAGTACAGTGAAATATTCAGCTCACATACCTGTGCCATGTCTTCCATCCCCTGTTCTCCTCCTCGACCTCGTCCGCGTCCTCCCCAGGGTTTACCCTTCAGCTTCTTGTTCTTGTTCAGCATCCCACGTCCTCTCCCTGGTCCACTCCCTCTGCCTCTTCCCCTCTGCCCATCTGgaaattacattttaacaaaaatgaGCAAACTCTCTTCACCCTTAAAGATGTTTGCGATACATCTCTGCCTATCGCATTGTTGTGtttataatttaaaaagcaTTCGTACACTGTTGTTGCTTCATCCCCCTCATGTTTCCTCTGTTCATCTGTTCTTTAGCGTGCCGCCCCCTTCCCTGACTCGACGAATCTTTTAACTGCTGATACTCGGACATGTCGTCTTCATAATCATCCTCCTCGTCATCGTAGTCGTACTTGTCGTCGCTGTAGTCGCTGTATTTGTCAAAATCGCTGCTCTTGTACGGTGGGGACCTGTGTGAGTTGCCTCCCTTTGAATGCTAGTGGTCAAGCCAGAGGGAGTGAATTATGTCAGACTATAATGTTTGCATGAATTTAAACACTGCGAGCTGTTCTGAACTCACCTGAGAGGACTGGCCATCAGACTCGCGATTAGATCCCAGGCCCTTTCTGCCTTTGGACCTTTCCGGTCGATCGTAGTCAGAGTCGTAGCTGTCGGAGCTGGAGCTGCTTGAGGGGGAGTGATGCTGAGGTGAGGGTAaacagaatgaaagaaaaatgaaacataacattaattttaaatggGTTAGTTCACATTTATGCTCTAATTGCAAGAGCAGGAGGAGATATTTTAATGCAACAACAAGCTGTACAGTAGCATCTTACTTTCGGTCTGTCACGTCTCCTTCTTTTAGACCTCCTCTTCTCTCGGGTCTTTCTGTATCTTTTCCTGGAGTGTCTGTGagccttttcctctttctctctaatcttctctttctccttctccttctcttcaTTCACCTCCGTGGCCTCCTTGTTGTCCTCTTCAATTCCAATCCCTTCATCATCTATTTCTCCATCTTCCAGTTCGCCATCCTCTCTGGAAAGATAAAAGCAATATAAATACTCACTATTGACACTATTTTGGACATACTTTAAATGTTTACAAATAA
The Pelmatolapia mariae isolate MD_Pm_ZW linkage group LG13, Pm_UMD_F_2, whole genome shotgun sequence DNA segment above includes these coding regions:
- the LOC134639827 gene encoding zinc finger CCCH domain-containing protein 6 translates to MASVSLVSSPPAPVLDKNMTDSELAGDEREDGELEDGEIDDEGIGIEEDNKEATEVNEEKEKEKEKIREKEEKAHRHSRKRYRKTREKRRSKRRRRDRPKHHSPSSSSSSDSYDSDYDRPERSKGRKGLGSNRESDGQSSQHSKGGNSHRSPPYKSSDFDKYSDYSDDKYDYDDEEDDYEDDMSEYQQLKDSSSQGRGRHAKEQMNRGNMRGMKQQQYGQRGRGRGSGPGRGRGMLNKNKKLKGKPWGGRGRGRGGEQGMEDMAQEGKNFSGFQKKRPIMSKEFINQHTVEHNGRYICKYFLEGRCIKGEQCKFEHELVVPDKKKELCKFYLQGYCSKGDNCIYMHNEYPCKFFHTGAKCYQGDNCKFSHEALTDVTKELLDKIINTEEENAREDELELEDLRKQGISPLPKPPPGVGLLPTPGQSSPTDSQAGKKIPSLFEIKVQPTVDLAQKIGLSGSNYPQNQGECAGEFTGGSEDTQSGSMVPSGSSAPPVPPPGSPVPVGHTAAPPMPQSPPGQHLPHGFPMQPPIPSSQPPPFHGNRPNINPQMNIQRPPFPPIPDLQMAPNLFPFPSAGQNPVDFLSSFLRNQTIGQQGDPSLAFIQNLQQQIGAESQLQSLPPAVQKAILLHLTQQQQQQESNPQGSEAQRADGQDENASRDETTNWYSSDDEDGNCVSSILKSLKRQNEMQQSQPKTAPVAPTLGDPRLVKERAPPSDPRVKADPRQRPPDMKKEPDGASDPRLSRDPRKMRPVEPSSYRQQSHPVHQKPLTGEEDDEGERELRDRAVVIPLDASPGVVLRDPRCQLKQFSHIRVDILLQRPAFAQTVVWAPEDLIPSLVPKQEHSINLPLPPLIADAQMNRTSLPDHPPVSSPPLSDPRLAAARLKERMSRLPTGSLESRSSTERPVDPRQQKSLDPRLKRTASLDSKLLGPKEQSSGAGLLDPRLQKASASPSSHAARAKPEPEKLPPYAPRLASSGGGLESPTTILGGISLYDPRSQTEQVQKEQFEPPKKAGILKQAAKKDSTPAPSLSPTQRSGSFEEAKSTDTADHTPASTSPTVPPASPVKPPAVHNLPIQALAGLIRPQYTDPRQAKQGGQGSTGAQEEAEDKKEQEEEAAPEKEPKQEDPEEEEEEEADDRTLKDVFKTFDPTASPFCQ